In Ostrea edulis chromosome 4, xbOstEdul1.1, whole genome shotgun sequence, a single window of DNA contains:
- the LOC125670408 gene encoding neurensin-1-like, with translation MSKESTALCQDSPVSPKYAEEKHERVTTPKEKKSRKAFFGDDVPQQKKKGVCPYYFGVKSYLHNFYDSATYKDPSIYEDDDDRYLLNPHARRRRCRPIWLKVCIWIGVNLLVLGVLAILAGYFIPTKSIIRKGDNQDNVGYVDEEAVKFNTTLDLLKLVGLILFCVGGILLAVALMFPTFMSNMCSDEIGEEAIRIQTGEEKPPLSPIEMTIPSTSKVKSVQPPCSSKQKIHFQEDSVNFKD, from the coding sequence ATGTCCAAGGAGAGcactgcactatgtcaggataGCCCAGTCTCTCCGAAGTACGCCGAGGAAAAACATGAAAGAGTCACCACGCCAAAGGAGAAGAAATCCAGAAAGGCGTTTTTTGGCGACGATGTTCCTCAACAGAAAAAGAAAGGCGTCTGCCCGTACTACTTTGGAGTGAAATCGTATCTTCATAACTTCTACGATTCGGCGACCTACAAGGATCCCAGCATCTACGAAGATGATGACGACCGTTACCTTCTCAACCCACATGCGCGGCGCCGACGGTGTCGTCCGATTTGGTTGAAAGTTTGTATATGGATAGGCGTAAATCTTCTGGTGTTAGGGGTACTTGCAATTTTGGCAGGCTATTTCATTCCGACTAAATCTATTATTCgtaagggagataatcaggatAACGTTGGTTACGTAGACGAGGAGGCGGTTAAATTCAATACCACTTTGGATTTGCTAAAGCTTGTAGGTTTGATCTTGTTCTGTGTGGGAGGAATCCTTCTCGCGGTGGCCCTTATGTTTCCTACTTTCATGTCGAATATGTGTTCTGATGAAATCGGCGAGGAAGCGATAAGAATCCAAACCGGGGAGGAAAAGCCGCCATTAAGTCCTATAGAGATGACTATACCATCCACGTCTAAGGTGAAAAGTGTTCAACCACCATGTAGTTCCAAACAGAAAATTCATTTTCAGGAAGATTCGGTGAATTTTAAGGATTGA